Proteins from a genomic interval of Streptomyces sp. SID8374:
- a CDS encoding cysteine desulfurase family protein, translated as MAYLDHAATTPMLPEAIEAMTAQLSVTGNASSLHAAGRRARRTVEESRETLADALGARPSEVVLTSGGTEADNLAVKGLYWSRRDADPRRTRVLTGPVEHHAVLDAVDWLAEHEGATVDHLPVDRYGRVHPEDLREAVLRNPDDVAMITVMWANNEIGTIMPVRELAAVAAEFGIPMHADAVQAFGQLEVGFAASGLAAMTVSGHKIGGPFGIGALLLGRDHTPVPVLHGGGQERHVRSGTLDVPAVASFAVAGRLAAERREHFARRVGGLRDDLIAAVRHAVPDAVLGGDPDPAGRLPANAHFSFPGCEGDSLLLLLDAQGIECSTGSACTAGIAQPSHVLLATGTDPDLARGTLRFSLGHTSTEEDVKALAQAIGPAVERARTAGLS; from the coding sequence ATGGCCTACCTCGACCACGCCGCGACCACGCCGATGCTTCCCGAAGCGATCGAGGCGATGACCGCCCAGCTCTCCGTCACCGGCAACGCGTCCTCCCTGCACGCGGCCGGGCGCAGGGCCCGCCGCACCGTCGAGGAGTCCAGAGAAACCCTCGCCGACGCCCTCGGCGCACGCCCCAGCGAGGTGGTCCTCACCTCCGGCGGCACGGAGGCCGACAACCTCGCCGTCAAGGGCCTGTACTGGTCCCGCCGCGACGCCGATCCCCGCCGCACCCGGGTCCTCACCGGCCCCGTGGAGCACCACGCCGTCCTGGACGCCGTCGACTGGCTCGCCGAGCACGAGGGCGCGACCGTCGACCACCTCCCGGTCGACCGCTACGGCCGGGTCCACCCCGAGGACCTGCGCGAGGCGGTCCTCCGCAACCCCGACGACGTCGCGATGATCACCGTGATGTGGGCCAACAACGAGATCGGCACGATCATGCCGGTACGGGAACTGGCCGCGGTCGCTGCCGAGTTCGGGATCCCGATGCACGCCGACGCGGTCCAGGCCTTCGGCCAGCTGGAGGTCGGCTTCGCCGCCTCCGGGCTGGCCGCGATGACGGTCAGCGGCCACAAGATCGGCGGCCCGTTCGGCATCGGCGCGCTGCTGCTGGGCCGCGACCACACCCCCGTACCCGTGCTGCACGGCGGCGGCCAGGAGCGGCATGTGCGCTCCGGCACCCTGGACGTGCCCGCCGTCGCCTCCTTCGCGGTCGCGGGACGGCTGGCCGCCGAGCGGCGCGAGCACTTCGCCCGGCGCGTCGGCGGACTGCGCGACGACCTGATCGCCGCCGTGCGCCACGCCGTCCCGGACGCCGTCCTCGGCGGCGACCCGGACCCGGCCGGGCGGCTCCCGGCCAACGCCCACTTCAGCTTCCCCGGCTGCGAGGGTGACTCGCTCCTCCTCCTGCTGGACGCCCAGGGCATCGAGTGCTCCACCGGCTCCGCCTGCACCGCCGGGATCGCCCAGCCCAGCCACGTACTCCTGGCCACCGGCACCGACCCGGACCTGGCCCGGGGCACCCTGCGCTTCTCGCTCGGCCACACCTCCACCGAGGAGGACGTCAAGGCGCTGGCCCAGGCGATCGGCCCGGCGGTGGAGCGGGCGCGGACGGCCGGGCTCAGCTGA
- a CDS encoding peptidoglycan recognition family protein, whose translation MGNNGSTRASEKPSGGSSRKKAAGGVSRRALLVGGGAVVAAGTAAVLARDDVRRAWWRVPGVEKPRKAGELDYAAATWVAASEANWRRADRPDDFRIDRVIIHVTQGSFDSAVRVFQDPAHRAATHYIVGQDGRVVQMIRELDVAYQAGNRSFNERAVGIEHEGFVDRPKDLTKAMYESSARLTASICARYDIPIDREHIIGHVEVPGTDHTDPGPHWDWDRYLKLVQRAATAPPTPAPSPSVTRAE comes from the coding sequence ATGGGGAACAACGGGAGTACCCGGGCGTCGGAGAAGCCCTCGGGCGGGTCGTCGCGGAAGAAGGCCGCGGGCGGCGTCAGCCGGCGTGCGCTGCTGGTCGGCGGCGGTGCGGTGGTGGCGGCCGGCACCGCCGCCGTGCTCGCGCGCGACGATGTGCGGCGGGCGTGGTGGCGGGTGCCCGGCGTGGAGAAGCCCCGCAAGGCCGGTGAGCTGGACTACGCGGCCGCCACCTGGGTCGCCGCGTCCGAGGCGAACTGGCGGCGGGCGGACCGCCCGGACGACTTCCGGATCGACCGCGTGATCATCCATGTCACCCAGGGCAGCTTCGACAGCGCCGTGCGGGTCTTCCAGGACCCCGCCCACCGGGCCGCGACGCACTACATCGTGGGCCAGGACGGGCGGGTGGTGCAGATGATCCGCGAGCTGGACGTGGCGTACCAGGCGGGCAACCGCTCCTTCAACGAGCGCGCCGTCGGCATCGAGCACGAGGGGTTCGTCGACCGGCCCAAGGACCTCACGAAGGCGATGTACGAGTCGTCGGCGCGGCTCACGGCGTCTATCTGCGCACGGTACGACATACCCATCGACCGGGAGCACATCATCGGGCATGTGGAGGTCCCGGGCACCGACCACACCGACCCGGGGCCGCACTGGGACTGGGACCGCTATCTGAAGCTGGTGCAGCGGGCGGCTACGGCACCGCCCACCCCGGCCCCCTCGCCTTCCGTCACGCGCGCGGAGTAG
- the mnmA gene encoding tRNA 2-thiouridine(34) synthase MnmA: MTQTSQRPLRVLAAMSGGVDSAVAAARAAEAGHDVTGVHLALSANPQSFRTGARGCCTIEDSRDARRAADVIGIPFYVWDLAERFREDVVDDFVAEYEAGRTPNPCLRCNEKIKFAALLDKALALGFDAVCTGHYATVVLAEDGSRELHRASDMAKDQSYVLGVLDEKQLAHAMFPLGDTLTTKDEIRAEAERRGLAVAKKPDSHDICFIADGDTQGFLANRLGGPAEGDILDESGTKLGTHDGAFGFTIGQRKGLKIGHPAPDGKPRYVLDISPVNNTVTVGPVEALDVTSLTAIKPRWCGTPPSGPGTYTAQLRAHGGETEVTAELVDGELNVTFTEPVRGVAPGQAVVLYDGTRVVGSATIATTVRRERVPTGA; this comes from the coding sequence ATGACTCAGACTTCCCAGCGCCCCCTGCGTGTCCTCGCCGCGATGTCGGGCGGCGTGGACTCCGCCGTCGCCGCGGCCCGTGCCGCCGAGGCGGGCCACGACGTGACCGGTGTCCACCTCGCCCTCTCCGCGAACCCCCAGTCCTTCCGGACCGGGGCGCGCGGCTGTTGCACCATCGAGGACTCCCGGGACGCCCGCCGCGCGGCCGACGTCATCGGTATCCCGTTCTACGTCTGGGACCTCGCGGAACGTTTCCGCGAGGACGTCGTGGACGACTTCGTCGCGGAGTACGAGGCCGGGCGCACGCCCAACCCCTGCCTGCGCTGCAACGAGAAGATCAAGTTCGCCGCCCTGCTGGACAAGGCCCTCGCCCTCGGCTTCGACGCCGTCTGCACCGGCCACTACGCCACGGTCGTGCTCGCCGAGGACGGGAGCCGCGAGCTGCACCGCGCCTCCGACATGGCCAAGGACCAGAGCTATGTGCTGGGCGTCCTGGACGAGAAGCAGCTCGCCCACGCCATGTTCCCGCTCGGCGACACCCTCACCACCAAGGACGAGATCCGCGCCGAGGCCGAGCGCCGGGGCCTGGCCGTCGCCAAGAAGCCCGACAGCCACGACATCTGCTTCATCGCCGACGGCGACACCCAGGGCTTCCTGGCGAACCGCCTCGGCGGCCCGGCCGAGGGCGACATCCTCGACGAGTCCGGTACGAAGCTGGGCACCCACGACGGTGCGTTCGGCTTCACCATCGGCCAGCGCAAGGGCCTGAAGATCGGCCACCCCGCCCCCGACGGCAAGCCGCGCTACGTGCTGGACATCTCCCCGGTGAACAACACGGTCACCGTCGGCCCGGTCGAGGCCCTCGACGTGACCTCGCTGACCGCCATCAAGCCGCGCTGGTGCGGAACGCCCCCGTCCGGCCCGGGGACGTACACCGCGCAGCTCCGCGCCCACGGCGGCGAGACCGAGGTGACGGCCGAGCTGGTGGACGGCGAGCTGAACGTCACGTTCACCGAGCCGGTACGGGGCGTGGCCCCCGGCCAGGCGGTCGTCCTGTACGACGGCACGCGCGTGGTCGGCTCGGCCACCATCGCGACGACGGTGCGGCGCGAGCGGGTGCCGACGGGGGCCTGA